A stretch of Primulina tabacum isolate GXHZ01 chromosome 13, ASM2559414v2, whole genome shotgun sequence DNA encodes these proteins:
- the LOC142523131 gene encoding O-fucosyltransferase 10-like, producing MASKPANGSHCYKYCSPEQPTAANSRRKLHVHCNHRRRGGVFYLIFPGVFHRRYLLLLTVLYIVGLTLCAGPLLTILNPPPPLPPGSLYRSHELFSKLWPEIQADNASTVELDNLWRYKRKGKEQKPCSNATARLQPVSSELQRYLIVDANGGLNQQRASICNAVAVAGLLNATLVIPRFDLHNIWKDPSVFADIYDEDHFISTLKDYVTVVRDLPKDLTESYDFNISDIPNFRVYAWASARYYLDEVYPVLQENRVIRISPFANRLATSIPPHIQYLRCLANYKALRFSSTILNLAREIVTRMTSKSSVAGGKYVSVHIRFEEDMVAFSCCEYDGGEAEKSEMNAIREKGWGKKFKRKNRVFEPEVNRINGRCPMTPLEVGMMLRGMGFSDETPIYLASGKIYNAERNLEPLRKMFPLLQTKESLVTADELNAFQGFSSRLAALDYMVCLSSEVFVTTHGGNFPHFLMGHRRFLYNGHAKTITPDKTKLVVIVQNTSISWDSFKDHMELMLAESDRKSIMVPRVKKSTRKGSIYLNPLPECRCLWESQNSSTPPDLYS from the exons ATGGCCTCAAAGCCTGCAAATGGCAGCCATTGTTATAAGTACTGTAGCCCTGAACAACCAACAGCGGCAAACAGCCGCCGGAAGCTTCATGTCCACTGTAATCACCGTCGGCGTGGGGGGGTCTTCTACTTGATATTTCCCGGTGTTTTCCACCGTAGATACCTTCTTCTCTTGACGGTGCTGTACATTGTCGGCCTCACACTCTGTGCTGGACCGTTGCTGACTATCCTGAACCCTCCTCCGCCACTGCCGCCGGGATCACTGTATCGCAGCCACGAGCTTTTTTCGAAACTATGGCCGGAAATTCAGGCTGATAATGCTTCTACTGTTGAG CTAGACAATCTGTGGAGGTACAAAAGGAAGGGGAAAGAGCAGAAACCTTGCTCCAATGCTACTGCTCGCCTGCAACCCG ttTCCTCGGAACTTCAGCGATATCTGATTGTGGATGCTAATGGTGGCCTGAACCAACAACGCGCATCG ATTTGCAATGCAGTGGCAGTGGCTGGACTCTTGAATGCAACACTAGTCATTCCTCGCTTTGATCTACACAATATTTGGAAGGATCCGAG TGTGTTTGCTGATATTTATGATGAGGATCACTTTATATCCACACTTAAAGATTATGTTACGGTGGTTCGTGATCTTCCTAAAGATTTGACAGAGAGTTATGACTTTAACATCAGTGATATACCAAATTTTCGAGTCTATGCTTGGGCATCTGCTCGGTATTATTTGGATGAGGTTTATCCTGTCCTGCAAGAAAACAG GGTCATTCGAATTTCTCCTTTTGCAAACCGATTAGCCACAAGCATTCCACctcatattcaatatttgaGATGCTTGGCAAACTACAAAGCTCTAAGATTCTCTTCAACCATACTGAATCTTGCAAGAGAGATAGTCACCCGAATGACTAGTAAGAGCTCGGTGGCTGGCGGGAAGTATGTTTCAGTTCATATCCGATTCGAAGAG GACATGGTGGCCTTCTCGTGTTGCGAGTATGATGGAGGGGAAgctgaaaaatctgaaatgaatgCAATACGTGAAAAGGGGTGGGGGAAAAAATTCAAACGGAAAAACCGAGTTTTTGAACCTGAAGTTAACCGCATCAATGGAAGGTGCCCCATGACCCCATTGGAG GTTGGAATGATGCTAAGGGGTATGGGATTTTCGGATGAGACCCCAATTTATCTTGCCTCTGGGAAAATTTACAACGCAGAGAGAAACTTAGAGCCTCTTCGGAAAATGTTTCCTCTCCTACAGACTAAGGAATCTCTTGTAACAGCAGATGAGCTTAATGCATTCCAG ggattttcttcgaggCTAGCTGCGTTGGACTACATGGTATGCCTGTCAAGTGAAGTTTTTGTAACCACTCATGGAGGAAACTTCCCTCATTTTTTGATGGGCCACAGAAGGTTCCTCTACAATGGACACGCTAAAACTATCACGCCGGACAAAACCAAACTCGTAGTCATAGTACAAAACACAAGCATAAG TTGGGATTCTTTTAAGGATCATATGGAATTGATGCTTGCCGAAAGTGATCGCAAGAGTATAATGGTGCCTCGAGTAAAGAAGTCAACGAGAAAGGGCTCTATATACTTGAATCCTTTGCCGGAATGCAGGTGCCTTTGGGAATCACAGAATTCAAGCACCCCACCAGACTTGTACTCGTGA